The following are encoded together in the Oncorhynchus kisutch isolate 150728-3 linkage group LG8, Okis_V2, whole genome shotgun sequence genome:
- the LOC109895507 gene encoding cytoplasmic dynein 1 light intermediate chain 2-like isoform X2: MAPVLEKKFLGAAGAGDTMENSNEDEEGQNLWTSILSEVSTRSSSKLPSGKNILVFGEDGSGKTTIMAKLQGAEHNKKGRGLEYLYLNVHDEDIDDLTRCNVWILDGDLYHKGLLKFAVTAESLNDSLAVFVADMSRPWTIMESLQKWASVLRDHVDKLKIPPEEMREMEQRMVKAFQEYTEPEGADPASPQRRAPPAGGDDEGVVLPLGENVLTHNLGIPVLIVCTKCDAVSVLEKEHDFREEHFDFIQSHIRRFCLQYGAALIYTSVKEEKNMDLLYKYIVHKIYDFQFTTPALVVEKDAILIPSGWDNEKKIAILHENFTTVRPEDPFEDFIMKPPVRKLVHDKEVNAEDEQVFLMKQQSLLAKQPATPTRGSTVSVITSTTLSSFFHGHFFLTNKCWMTIISSIGAMINLNCLNYSALCLLSVFQESPGRTASGSPRPTGRTGPTNVASVSPMTAVKKPDPNMKGAAANEGVLANFFNSLLSKKTGSPGSPGTGAAGAGSPGSVKKTEAGFD; this comes from the exons ATGGCTCCCGTTCTGGAGAAGAAGTTCCTGGGCGCAGCCGGGGCAGGCGACACTATGGAAAATAGCAACGAAGACGAGGAAGGACAAAACCTATG GACTTCAATTCTCAGTGAGGTTTCAACACGTTCAAGTTCTAAATTGCCATCCGGGAAGAACATATTGGTGTTTG GTGAGGATGGGTCAGGAAAGACAACGATTATGGCAAAACTCCAAGGAGCAGAGCACAATAAGAAAGGAAGAGGCCTGGAGTATCTGTATCTGAACGTCCACGATGAGGACATAGATG ACCTTACACGCTGTAACGTGTGGATCCTGGATGGGGACTTGTATCACAAAGGCCTGCTAAAGTTTGCAGTGACAGCAGAGTCGCTGAACGACAGCTTGGCAGTGTTTGTGGCAGACATGTCAAGACCCTGGACCATCATGGAGTCGCTCCAGAAGTGGGCCAGCGTGCTGCGTGATCATGTGGACAAGCTCAAGATCCCAccggaggagatgagagagatggagcagaggA TGGTGAAGGCTTTCCAGGAGTACACAGAGCCGGAGGGAGCCGATCCAGCCTCTCCCCAGAGACGGGCTCCCCCAGCAGGGGGGGATGACGAGGGCGTGGTGCTACCGCTCGGGGAAAACGTACTCACACACAACCTGGGCATTCCAGTGCTAATAGTTTGCACAAAG TGTGATGCAGTCAGTGTTTTAGAGAAGGAGCACGACTTCCGAGAGGAGCACTTCGACTTCATCCAGTCCCACATCCGACGATTCTGCTTACAGT ATGGAGCTGCATTGATTTACACCTCTGTCAAAGAGGAGAAGAACATGGACCTCCTATATAAATACATAGTGCACAAAATATACGACTTCCAGTTCACCACGCCTGCCTTAGTGGTGGAGAAGGATGCTATTTTGAT TCCATCTGGATGGGACAATGAGAAGAAGATTGCAATTCTGCATGAAAATTTCACAACGGTGAGACCTGAAGACCCCTTTGAAGACTTCATCATGAAGCCTCCAGTACGAAAG CTGGTTCATGATAAGGAGGTCAACGCGGAGGACGAGCAGGTGTTCCTTATGAAGCAACAG TCTTTGCTGGCCAAGCAGCCGGCCACACCAACAAGAGGATCAACAGTAAGTGTGATAACATCAACCACactttcttctttttttcatGGCCACTTTTTCTTGACAAATAAGTGTTGGATGACAATCATTTCATCAATAGGAGCCATGATTAATTTGAATTGCCTCAACTACTCTgctctctgtcttctgtctgtgtttCAGGAATCTCCTGGACGAACCGCTTCTGGCTCGCCTCGACCCACTGGCCGTACAGGCCCTACCAACGTGGCCAGCGTCTCGCCAATGACCGCGGTCAAGAAACCTGACCCCAACATGAAGG GAGCAGCAGCAAACGAGGGAGTGCTGGCCAACTTCTTTAACAGCCTTTTGAGTAAAAAGACTGGGTCCCCTGGGAGTCCAGGCACCGGAGCTGCGGGAGCAGGATCTCCAGGATCAGTCAAGAAAACAG AAGCCGGTTTTGACTGA
- the LOC109895507 gene encoding cytoplasmic dynein 1 light intermediate chain 2-like isoform X5, with the protein MAPVLEKKFLGAAGAGDTMENSNEDEEGQNLWTSILSEVSTRSSSKLPSGKNILVFGEDGSGKTTIMAKLQGAEHNKKGRGLEYLYLNVHDEDIDDLTRCNVWILDGDLYHKGLLKFAVTAESLNDSLAVFVADMSRPWTIMESLQKWASVLRDHVDKLKIPPEEMREMEQRMVKAFQEYTEPEGADPASPQRRAPPAGGDDEGVVLPLGENVLTHNLGIPVLIVCTKCDAVSVLEKEHDFREEHFDFIQSHIRRFCLQYGAALIYTSVKEEKNMDLLYKYIVHKIYDFQFTTPALVVEKDAILIPSGWDNEKKIAILHENFTTVRPEDPFEDFIMKPPVRKLVHDKEVNAEDEQVFLMKQQSLLAKQPATPTRGSTESPGRTASGSPRPTGRTGPTNVASVSPMTAVKKPDPNMKGAAANEGVLANFFNSLLSKKTGSPGSPGTGAAGAGSPGSVKKTEAGFD; encoded by the exons ATGGCTCCCGTTCTGGAGAAGAAGTTCCTGGGCGCAGCCGGGGCAGGCGACACTATGGAAAATAGCAACGAAGACGAGGAAGGACAAAACCTATG GACTTCAATTCTCAGTGAGGTTTCAACACGTTCAAGTTCTAAATTGCCATCCGGGAAGAACATATTGGTGTTTG GTGAGGATGGGTCAGGAAAGACAACGATTATGGCAAAACTCCAAGGAGCAGAGCACAATAAGAAAGGAAGAGGCCTGGAGTATCTGTATCTGAACGTCCACGATGAGGACATAGATG ACCTTACACGCTGTAACGTGTGGATCCTGGATGGGGACTTGTATCACAAAGGCCTGCTAAAGTTTGCAGTGACAGCAGAGTCGCTGAACGACAGCTTGGCAGTGTTTGTGGCAGACATGTCAAGACCCTGGACCATCATGGAGTCGCTCCAGAAGTGGGCCAGCGTGCTGCGTGATCATGTGGACAAGCTCAAGATCCCAccggaggagatgagagagatggagcagaggA TGGTGAAGGCTTTCCAGGAGTACACAGAGCCGGAGGGAGCCGATCCAGCCTCTCCCCAGAGACGGGCTCCCCCAGCAGGGGGGGATGACGAGGGCGTGGTGCTACCGCTCGGGGAAAACGTACTCACACACAACCTGGGCATTCCAGTGCTAATAGTTTGCACAAAG TGTGATGCAGTCAGTGTTTTAGAGAAGGAGCACGACTTCCGAGAGGAGCACTTCGACTTCATCCAGTCCCACATCCGACGATTCTGCTTACAGT ATGGAGCTGCATTGATTTACACCTCTGTCAAAGAGGAGAAGAACATGGACCTCCTATATAAATACATAGTGCACAAAATATACGACTTCCAGTTCACCACGCCTGCCTTAGTGGTGGAGAAGGATGCTATTTTGAT TCCATCTGGATGGGACAATGAGAAGAAGATTGCAATTCTGCATGAAAATTTCACAACGGTGAGACCTGAAGACCCCTTTGAAGACTTCATCATGAAGCCTCCAGTACGAAAG CTGGTTCATGATAAGGAGGTCAACGCGGAGGACGAGCAGGTGTTCCTTATGAAGCAACAG TCTTTGCTGGCCAAGCAGCCGGCCACACCAACAAGAGGATCAACA GAATCTCCTGGACGAACCGCTTCTGGCTCGCCTCGACCCACTGGCCGTACAGGCCCTACCAACGTGGCCAGCGTCTCGCCAATGACCGCGGTCAAGAAACCTGACCCCAACATGAAGG GAGCAGCAGCAAACGAGGGAGTGCTGGCCAACTTCTTTAACAGCCTTTTGAGTAAAAAGACTGGGTCCCCTGGGAGTCCAGGCACCGGAGCTGCGGGAGCAGGATCTCCAGGATCAGTCAAGAAAACAG AAGCCGGTTTTGACTGA
- the LOC109895507 gene encoding cytoplasmic dynein 1 light intermediate chain 2-like isoform X3, which translates to MAPVLEKKFLGAAGAGDTMENSNEDEEGQNLWTSILSEVSTRSSSKLPSGKNILVFGEDGSGKTTIMAKLQGAEHNKKGRGLEYLYLNVHDEDIDDLTRCNVWILDGDLYHKGLLKFAVTAESLNDSLAVFVADMSRPWTIMESLQKWASVLRDHVDKLKIPPEEMREMEQRMVKAFQEYTEPEGADPASPQRRAPPAGGDDEGVVLPLGENVLTHNLGIPVLIVCTKCDAVSVLEKEHDFREEHFDFIQSHIRRFCLQYGAALIYTSVKEEKNMDLLYKYIVHKIYDFQFTTPALVVEKDAILIPSGWDNEKKIAILHENFTTVRPEDPFEDFIMKPPVRKLVHDKEVNAEDEQVFLMKQQSLLAKQPATPTRGSTESPGRTASGSPRPTGRTGPTNVASVSPMTAVKKPDPNMKGAAANEGVLANFFNSLLSKKTGSPGSPGTGAAGAGSPGSVKKTGQKPVLTDVHAELDRMTRKPDSMVTANNTPTENEA; encoded by the exons ATGGCTCCCGTTCTGGAGAAGAAGTTCCTGGGCGCAGCCGGGGCAGGCGACACTATGGAAAATAGCAACGAAGACGAGGAAGGACAAAACCTATG GACTTCAATTCTCAGTGAGGTTTCAACACGTTCAAGTTCTAAATTGCCATCCGGGAAGAACATATTGGTGTTTG GTGAGGATGGGTCAGGAAAGACAACGATTATGGCAAAACTCCAAGGAGCAGAGCACAATAAGAAAGGAAGAGGCCTGGAGTATCTGTATCTGAACGTCCACGATGAGGACATAGATG ACCTTACACGCTGTAACGTGTGGATCCTGGATGGGGACTTGTATCACAAAGGCCTGCTAAAGTTTGCAGTGACAGCAGAGTCGCTGAACGACAGCTTGGCAGTGTTTGTGGCAGACATGTCAAGACCCTGGACCATCATGGAGTCGCTCCAGAAGTGGGCCAGCGTGCTGCGTGATCATGTGGACAAGCTCAAGATCCCAccggaggagatgagagagatggagcagaggA TGGTGAAGGCTTTCCAGGAGTACACAGAGCCGGAGGGAGCCGATCCAGCCTCTCCCCAGAGACGGGCTCCCCCAGCAGGGGGGGATGACGAGGGCGTGGTGCTACCGCTCGGGGAAAACGTACTCACACACAACCTGGGCATTCCAGTGCTAATAGTTTGCACAAAG TGTGATGCAGTCAGTGTTTTAGAGAAGGAGCACGACTTCCGAGAGGAGCACTTCGACTTCATCCAGTCCCACATCCGACGATTCTGCTTACAGT ATGGAGCTGCATTGATTTACACCTCTGTCAAAGAGGAGAAGAACATGGACCTCCTATATAAATACATAGTGCACAAAATATACGACTTCCAGTTCACCACGCCTGCCTTAGTGGTGGAGAAGGATGCTATTTTGAT TCCATCTGGATGGGACAATGAGAAGAAGATTGCAATTCTGCATGAAAATTTCACAACGGTGAGACCTGAAGACCCCTTTGAAGACTTCATCATGAAGCCTCCAGTACGAAAG CTGGTTCATGATAAGGAGGTCAACGCGGAGGACGAGCAGGTGTTCCTTATGAAGCAACAG TCTTTGCTGGCCAAGCAGCCGGCCACACCAACAAGAGGATCAACA GAATCTCCTGGACGAACCGCTTCTGGCTCGCCTCGACCCACTGGCCGTACAGGCCCTACCAACGTGGCCAGCGTCTCGCCAATGACCGCGGTCAAGAAACCTGACCCCAACATGAAGG GAGCAGCAGCAAACGAGGGAGTGCTGGCCAACTTCTTTAACAGCCTTTTGAGTAAAAAGACTGGGTCCCCTGGGAGTCCAGGCACCGGAGCTGCGGGAGCAGGATCTCCAGGATCAGTCAAGAAAACAG GGCAGAAGCCGGTTTTGACTGACGTCCACGCAGAGTTGGATAGAATGACTCGCAAACCGGACTCCATGGTTACAGCTAACAACACACCGACAGAGAACGAAGCGTGA
- the LOC109895507 gene encoding cytoplasmic dynein 1 light intermediate chain 2-like isoform X6, whose amino-acid sequence MAPVLEKKFLGAAGAGDTMENSNEDEEGQNLWTSILSEVSTRSSSKLPSGKNILVFGEDGSGKTTIMAKLQGAEHNKKGRGLEYLYLNVHDEDIDDLTRCNVWILDGDLYHKGLLKFAVTAESLNDSLAVFVADMSRPWTIMESLQKWASVLRDHVDKLKIPPEEMREMEQRMVKAFQEYTEPEGADPASPQRRAPPAGGDDEGVVLPLGENVLTHNLGIPVLIVCTKCDAVSVLEKEHDFREEHFDFIQSHIRRFCLQYGAALIYTSVKEEKNMDLLYKYIVHKIYDFQFTTPALVVEKDAILIPSGWDNEKKIAILHENFTTVRPEDPFEDFIMKPPVRKLVHDKEVNAEDEQVFLMKQQSLLAKQPATPTRGSTESPGRTASGSPRPTGRTGPTNVASVSPMTAVKKPDPNMKAANEGVLANFFNSLLSKKTGSPGSPGTGAAGAGSPGSVKKTEAGFD is encoded by the exons ATGGCTCCCGTTCTGGAGAAGAAGTTCCTGGGCGCAGCCGGGGCAGGCGACACTATGGAAAATAGCAACGAAGACGAGGAAGGACAAAACCTATG GACTTCAATTCTCAGTGAGGTTTCAACACGTTCAAGTTCTAAATTGCCATCCGGGAAGAACATATTGGTGTTTG GTGAGGATGGGTCAGGAAAGACAACGATTATGGCAAAACTCCAAGGAGCAGAGCACAATAAGAAAGGAAGAGGCCTGGAGTATCTGTATCTGAACGTCCACGATGAGGACATAGATG ACCTTACACGCTGTAACGTGTGGATCCTGGATGGGGACTTGTATCACAAAGGCCTGCTAAAGTTTGCAGTGACAGCAGAGTCGCTGAACGACAGCTTGGCAGTGTTTGTGGCAGACATGTCAAGACCCTGGACCATCATGGAGTCGCTCCAGAAGTGGGCCAGCGTGCTGCGTGATCATGTGGACAAGCTCAAGATCCCAccggaggagatgagagagatggagcagaggA TGGTGAAGGCTTTCCAGGAGTACACAGAGCCGGAGGGAGCCGATCCAGCCTCTCCCCAGAGACGGGCTCCCCCAGCAGGGGGGGATGACGAGGGCGTGGTGCTACCGCTCGGGGAAAACGTACTCACACACAACCTGGGCATTCCAGTGCTAATAGTTTGCACAAAG TGTGATGCAGTCAGTGTTTTAGAGAAGGAGCACGACTTCCGAGAGGAGCACTTCGACTTCATCCAGTCCCACATCCGACGATTCTGCTTACAGT ATGGAGCTGCATTGATTTACACCTCTGTCAAAGAGGAGAAGAACATGGACCTCCTATATAAATACATAGTGCACAAAATATACGACTTCCAGTTCACCACGCCTGCCTTAGTGGTGGAGAAGGATGCTATTTTGAT TCCATCTGGATGGGACAATGAGAAGAAGATTGCAATTCTGCATGAAAATTTCACAACGGTGAGACCTGAAGACCCCTTTGAAGACTTCATCATGAAGCCTCCAGTACGAAAG CTGGTTCATGATAAGGAGGTCAACGCGGAGGACGAGCAGGTGTTCCTTATGAAGCAACAG TCTTTGCTGGCCAAGCAGCCGGCCACACCAACAAGAGGATCAACA GAATCTCCTGGACGAACCGCTTCTGGCTCGCCTCGACCCACTGGCCGTACAGGCCCTACCAACGTGGCCAGCGTCTCGCCAATGACCGCGGTCAAGAAACCTGACCCCAACATGAAGG CAGCAAACGAGGGAGTGCTGGCCAACTTCTTTAACAGCCTTTTGAGTAAAAAGACTGGGTCCCCTGGGAGTCCAGGCACCGGAGCTGCGGGAGCAGGATCTCCAGGATCAGTCAAGAAAACAG AAGCCGGTTTTGACTGA
- the LOC109895507 gene encoding cytoplasmic dynein 1 light intermediate chain 2-like isoform X1, protein MAPVLEKKFLGAAGAGDTMENSNEDEEGQNLWTSILSEVSTRSSSKLPSGKNILVFGEDGSGKTTIMAKLQGAEHNKKGRGLEYLYLNVHDEDIDDLTRCNVWILDGDLYHKGLLKFAVTAESLNDSLAVFVADMSRPWTIMESLQKWASVLRDHVDKLKIPPEEMREMEQRMVKAFQEYTEPEGADPASPQRRAPPAGGDDEGVVLPLGENVLTHNLGIPVLIVCTKCDAVSVLEKEHDFREEHFDFIQSHIRRFCLQYGAALIYTSVKEEKNMDLLYKYIVHKIYDFQFTTPALVVEKDAILIPSGWDNEKKIAILHENFTTVRPEDPFEDFIMKPPVRKLVHDKEVNAEDEQVFLMKQQSLLAKQPATPTRGSTVSVITSTTLSSFFHGHFFLTNKCWMTIISSIGAMINLNCLNYSALCLLSVFQESPGRTASGSPRPTGRTGPTNVASVSPMTAVKKPDPNMKGAAANEGVLANFFNSLLSKKTGSPGSPGTGAAGAGSPGSVKKTGQKPVLTDVHAELDRMTRKPDSMVTANNTPTENEA, encoded by the exons ATGGCTCCCGTTCTGGAGAAGAAGTTCCTGGGCGCAGCCGGGGCAGGCGACACTATGGAAAATAGCAACGAAGACGAGGAAGGACAAAACCTATG GACTTCAATTCTCAGTGAGGTTTCAACACGTTCAAGTTCTAAATTGCCATCCGGGAAGAACATATTGGTGTTTG GTGAGGATGGGTCAGGAAAGACAACGATTATGGCAAAACTCCAAGGAGCAGAGCACAATAAGAAAGGAAGAGGCCTGGAGTATCTGTATCTGAACGTCCACGATGAGGACATAGATG ACCTTACACGCTGTAACGTGTGGATCCTGGATGGGGACTTGTATCACAAAGGCCTGCTAAAGTTTGCAGTGACAGCAGAGTCGCTGAACGACAGCTTGGCAGTGTTTGTGGCAGACATGTCAAGACCCTGGACCATCATGGAGTCGCTCCAGAAGTGGGCCAGCGTGCTGCGTGATCATGTGGACAAGCTCAAGATCCCAccggaggagatgagagagatggagcagaggA TGGTGAAGGCTTTCCAGGAGTACACAGAGCCGGAGGGAGCCGATCCAGCCTCTCCCCAGAGACGGGCTCCCCCAGCAGGGGGGGATGACGAGGGCGTGGTGCTACCGCTCGGGGAAAACGTACTCACACACAACCTGGGCATTCCAGTGCTAATAGTTTGCACAAAG TGTGATGCAGTCAGTGTTTTAGAGAAGGAGCACGACTTCCGAGAGGAGCACTTCGACTTCATCCAGTCCCACATCCGACGATTCTGCTTACAGT ATGGAGCTGCATTGATTTACACCTCTGTCAAAGAGGAGAAGAACATGGACCTCCTATATAAATACATAGTGCACAAAATATACGACTTCCAGTTCACCACGCCTGCCTTAGTGGTGGAGAAGGATGCTATTTTGAT TCCATCTGGATGGGACAATGAGAAGAAGATTGCAATTCTGCATGAAAATTTCACAACGGTGAGACCTGAAGACCCCTTTGAAGACTTCATCATGAAGCCTCCAGTACGAAAG CTGGTTCATGATAAGGAGGTCAACGCGGAGGACGAGCAGGTGTTCCTTATGAAGCAACAG TCTTTGCTGGCCAAGCAGCCGGCCACACCAACAAGAGGATCAACAGTAAGTGTGATAACATCAACCACactttcttctttttttcatGGCCACTTTTTCTTGACAAATAAGTGTTGGATGACAATCATTTCATCAATAGGAGCCATGATTAATTTGAATTGCCTCAACTACTCTgctctctgtcttctgtctgtgtttCAGGAATCTCCTGGACGAACCGCTTCTGGCTCGCCTCGACCCACTGGCCGTACAGGCCCTACCAACGTGGCCAGCGTCTCGCCAATGACCGCGGTCAAGAAACCTGACCCCAACATGAAGG GAGCAGCAGCAAACGAGGGAGTGCTGGCCAACTTCTTTAACAGCCTTTTGAGTAAAAAGACTGGGTCCCCTGGGAGTCCAGGCACCGGAGCTGCGGGAGCAGGATCTCCAGGATCAGTCAAGAAAACAG GGCAGAAGCCGGTTTTGACTGACGTCCACGCAGAGTTGGATAGAATGACTCGCAAACCGGACTCCATGGTTACAGCTAACAACACACCGACAGAGAACGAAGCGTGA
- the LOC109895507 gene encoding cytoplasmic dynein 1 light intermediate chain 2-like isoform X4, whose product MAPVLEKKFLGAAGAGDTMENSNEDEEGQNLWTSILSEVSTRSSSKLPSGKNILVFGEDGSGKTTIMAKLQGAEHNKKGRGLEYLYLNVHDEDIDDLTRCNVWILDGDLYHKGLLKFAVTAESLNDSLAVFVADMSRPWTIMESLQKWASVLRDHVDKLKIPPEEMREMEQRMVKAFQEYTEPEGADPASPQRRAPPAGGDDEGVVLPLGENVLTHNLGIPVLIVCTKCDAVSVLEKEHDFREEHFDFIQSHIRRFCLQYGAALIYTSVKEEKNMDLLYKYIVHKIYDFQFTTPALVVEKDAILIPSGWDNEKKIAILHENFTTVRPEDPFEDFIMKPPVRKLVHDKEVNAEDEQVFLMKQQSLLAKQPATPTRGSTESPGRTASGSPRPTGRTGPTNVASVSPMTAVKKPDPNMKAANEGVLANFFNSLLSKKTGSPGSPGTGAAGAGSPGSVKKTGQKPVLTDVHAELDRMTRKPDSMVTANNTPTENEA is encoded by the exons ATGGCTCCCGTTCTGGAGAAGAAGTTCCTGGGCGCAGCCGGGGCAGGCGACACTATGGAAAATAGCAACGAAGACGAGGAAGGACAAAACCTATG GACTTCAATTCTCAGTGAGGTTTCAACACGTTCAAGTTCTAAATTGCCATCCGGGAAGAACATATTGGTGTTTG GTGAGGATGGGTCAGGAAAGACAACGATTATGGCAAAACTCCAAGGAGCAGAGCACAATAAGAAAGGAAGAGGCCTGGAGTATCTGTATCTGAACGTCCACGATGAGGACATAGATG ACCTTACACGCTGTAACGTGTGGATCCTGGATGGGGACTTGTATCACAAAGGCCTGCTAAAGTTTGCAGTGACAGCAGAGTCGCTGAACGACAGCTTGGCAGTGTTTGTGGCAGACATGTCAAGACCCTGGACCATCATGGAGTCGCTCCAGAAGTGGGCCAGCGTGCTGCGTGATCATGTGGACAAGCTCAAGATCCCAccggaggagatgagagagatggagcagaggA TGGTGAAGGCTTTCCAGGAGTACACAGAGCCGGAGGGAGCCGATCCAGCCTCTCCCCAGAGACGGGCTCCCCCAGCAGGGGGGGATGACGAGGGCGTGGTGCTACCGCTCGGGGAAAACGTACTCACACACAACCTGGGCATTCCAGTGCTAATAGTTTGCACAAAG TGTGATGCAGTCAGTGTTTTAGAGAAGGAGCACGACTTCCGAGAGGAGCACTTCGACTTCATCCAGTCCCACATCCGACGATTCTGCTTACAGT ATGGAGCTGCATTGATTTACACCTCTGTCAAAGAGGAGAAGAACATGGACCTCCTATATAAATACATAGTGCACAAAATATACGACTTCCAGTTCACCACGCCTGCCTTAGTGGTGGAGAAGGATGCTATTTTGAT TCCATCTGGATGGGACAATGAGAAGAAGATTGCAATTCTGCATGAAAATTTCACAACGGTGAGACCTGAAGACCCCTTTGAAGACTTCATCATGAAGCCTCCAGTACGAAAG CTGGTTCATGATAAGGAGGTCAACGCGGAGGACGAGCAGGTGTTCCTTATGAAGCAACAG TCTTTGCTGGCCAAGCAGCCGGCCACACCAACAAGAGGATCAACA GAATCTCCTGGACGAACCGCTTCTGGCTCGCCTCGACCCACTGGCCGTACAGGCCCTACCAACGTGGCCAGCGTCTCGCCAATGACCGCGGTCAAGAAACCTGACCCCAACATGAAGG CAGCAAACGAGGGAGTGCTGGCCAACTTCTTTAACAGCCTTTTGAGTAAAAAGACTGGGTCCCCTGGGAGTCCAGGCACCGGAGCTGCGGGAGCAGGATCTCCAGGATCAGTCAAGAAAACAG GGCAGAAGCCGGTTTTGACTGACGTCCACGCAGAGTTGGATAGAATGACTCGCAAACCGGACTCCATGGTTACAGCTAACAACACACCGACAGAGAACGAAGCGTGA